The Saccharothrix variisporea genome has a segment encoding these proteins:
- a CDS encoding AAA family ATPase, with protein sequence MRTPTPLVGRDPELCRTRALLVAAAAGRATTAFVTGEVGVGKSALLDAVAGQARALGFAAVAARATRLESDLRGGVVGQLLDGLRAERADSLDALHRAVRRALQHGPLLLAVDDVHLSDSWSLRCLAYLLRRVEDEPLAVVLSAATGQAPAGEVALPELTGGHTTIELAGLDVEAVAELVADPSTARACHEVTGGNPYLLRALQDELPAADIRTVGSPAIGQLLRVRLRPYEGATELVRATAVLGADATVDRVATMADVEPRRALRIIDALVRLHVFRDDYPIAFVHPFLRNSVLADLPVATRAADHARAARLLVDAGAPDARVAEHLREARAIPLPWAVDVLRRAARQAAYDGRLDAAQDYLERALEEHLTSDERLAVQLELVHVTFLVDQAEGMAKLRDALAHADDARSAAGQAVSMLLRLCSAPEARLALSIGLQLVSRLSSQEHDESWELRTMSYLAGAGNNVGLALRASMFTEELESEVPNSPRLRQVHSALMSLGHALRGDSAEKAVQYAAEALDGERVDVFTQPFVFTISTCFMADAPDLSDRFRRMIGSEAEPHDYHLRKGTAVSLAHGMDYLAKGDLVRAKTFLKWQLRLFDELHAVDVCPMAILCAARLAEVLVDLGRYDESRDLLTRHGFAGELPEMFQHNIMLFARGKLKLATGDAAGALEDLAECGRRLTASKVDSPAILPWRALAVRARLALGLREDATRLALEDLERAKRWGTPRAMGTALIAVGLTSDDEPAVRALHKAVEYLTESAARLLHAEALFELGARLRRRGQPERAIPHLRRAVELSAKCEAKPLIRLAADELRACEPATAHGTVHGLTRQETRVAGMAAQGLTNRQIAEALFLTRRTVELHLSGAYRKLGITGRADLPAALARHRGA encoded by the coding sequence GTGCGTACCCCGACACCCCTCGTGGGCCGTGACCCCGAGCTGTGCAGGACGCGCGCACTGCTGGTCGCCGCCGCGGCGGGCCGCGCCACGACGGCGTTCGTCACGGGGGAGGTCGGCGTCGGCAAGTCCGCCCTGCTCGACGCGGTCGCCGGGCAGGCCCGCGCGTTGGGCTTCGCGGCCGTCGCGGCCCGCGCGACCCGGTTGGAGAGCGACCTGCGCGGCGGGGTCGTCGGCCAGCTCCTGGACGGCCTGCGCGCCGAGCGGGCCGACTCCCTCGACGCGCTGCACCGGGCCGTCCGCCGCGCGCTCCAGCACGGGCCGCTGCTGCTGGCCGTGGACGACGTGCACCTGTCCGACAGCTGGTCCCTGCGCTGCCTGGCCTACCTGCTGCGCCGCGTCGAGGACGAGCCGCTGGCCGTCGTGCTGTCCGCCGCGACCGGGCAGGCCCCGGCGGGGGAGGTGGCGCTGCCGGAGCTGACCGGCGGGCACACCACGATCGAACTGGCCGGCCTCGACGTGGAAGCGGTCGCCGAACTGGTCGCGGACCCGAGCACCGCCCGCGCGTGCCACGAGGTCACCGGCGGTAACCCCTACCTGCTCCGCGCGCTCCAGGACGAACTGCCGGCCGCCGACATCCGGACGGTCGGCTCGCCCGCGATCGGGCAACTCCTGCGCGTCCGTCTTCGCCCGTACGAGGGTGCGACGGAACTCGTCCGCGCCACCGCAGTCCTCGGCGCCGACGCCACGGTCGACCGCGTCGCCACGATGGCCGACGTCGAACCGCGCCGCGCGCTGCGCATCATCGACGCCCTGGTGCGCCTGCACGTCTTCCGCGACGACTACCCGATCGCCTTCGTGCACCCGTTCCTGCGCAACTCCGTGCTCGCGGACCTCCCGGTCGCCACGCGTGCCGCCGACCACGCCCGTGCCGCGCGGCTGCTGGTCGACGCCGGCGCGCCGGACGCGCGGGTCGCCGAGCACCTGCGGGAAGCGCGCGCGATCCCGTTGCCGTGGGCGGTGGACGTGCTGCGCCGCGCCGCCCGCCAGGCCGCCTACGACGGACGCCTCGACGCCGCCCAGGACTACCTGGAACGCGCCCTCGAAGAACACCTCACCAGCGACGAACGCCTCGCCGTGCAGCTGGAACTGGTGCACGTGACGTTCCTGGTCGACCAGGCCGAGGGCATGGCCAAGCTGCGCGACGCCCTCGCCCACGCCGACGACGCCCGATCCGCCGCCGGACAGGCCGTGTCGATGCTGCTGCGCCTGTGCAGCGCGCCGGAAGCCCGCCTGGCGCTGTCCATCGGCCTGCAACTGGTGTCCCGGCTCAGCTCCCAGGAGCACGACGAGTCGTGGGAGCTGCGCACCATGTCCTACCTCGCCGGCGCGGGCAACAACGTCGGACTCGCCTTGCGTGCCAGCATGTTCACCGAGGAGCTGGAGTCCGAGGTGCCGAACTCCCCGCGGCTGCGCCAGGTGCACTCGGCACTGATGTCCCTCGGGCACGCGTTGCGCGGCGACTCGGCAGAGAAGGCCGTGCAGTACGCGGCGGAAGCACTCGACGGCGAACGGGTGGACGTGTTCACCCAGCCGTTCGTGTTCACCATCAGCACGTGCTTCATGGCCGACGCACCGGACCTGTCCGACCGGTTCCGCCGGATGATCGGCAGCGAGGCCGAGCCGCACGACTACCACCTGCGCAAGGGCACCGCGGTGTCGTTGGCACACGGCATGGACTACCTCGCCAAGGGCGACTTGGTGCGCGCCAAGACGTTCCTCAAGTGGCAGCTGCGCCTGTTCGACGAGCTGCACGCGGTGGACGTGTGCCCGATGGCGATCCTCTGTGCCGCAAGGCTCGCGGAGGTGCTGGTCGACCTCGGGCGGTACGACGAGTCACGAGATCTGTTGACACGCCACGGTTTCGCGGGCGAGCTGCCGGAGATGTTCCAGCACAACATCATGCTGTTCGCGCGGGGCAAGCTGAAACTGGCCACCGGGGACGCGGCCGGCGCGCTGGAAGACCTGGCCGAGTGCGGGCGAAGACTCACCGCGTCCAAAGTGGACAGCCCGGCGATCCTGCCGTGGCGGGCGCTCGCCGTGCGCGCACGGCTGGCCCTGGGTCTGCGCGAGGACGCCACCCGGCTCGCCCTGGAGGACCTCGAACGCGCGAAGCGGTGGGGCACACCGCGGGCGATGGGCACCGCCCTGATCGCGGTCGGCCTCACCAGCGACGACGAACCCGCCGTGCGGGCACTGCACAAGGCCGTCGAGTACCTCACCGAGTCCGCCGCCCGCCTGCTGCACGCCGAGGCCCTGTTCGAGCTCGGCGCCCGCCTGCGCCGCCGGGGCCAGCCCGAACGGGCCATCCCGCACCTGCGCCGGGCCGTCGAGCTCAGCGCCAAGTGCGAGGCCAAGCCCCTGATCCGGCTCGCCGCCGACGAACTGCGCGCGTGCGAACCCGCCACCGCGCACGGCACCGTCCACGGCCTGACCCGCCAGGAAACGCGTGTCGCGGGCATGGCCGCCCAGGGGCTGACCAACCGGCAGATCGCCGAAGCCCTGTTCCTCACCCGCCGCACGGTCGAGCTGCACCTGTCCGGCGCGTACCGCAAGCTCGGCATCACCGGCCGCGCGGACCTCCCGGCCGCACTCGCGCGACACCGCGGCGCCTAG
- a CDS encoding ferredoxin produces the protein MSSTVEPWFGRLAYVAMCLTICCGVLTATGWLHGPAGRGALRRTHQVLGTFSVVLGVLHAMTSVEGLPIGALRHALGMVGLAVLVAVAVTAALQRSTFYRSWLPLHRLAYVAVWLGAMHAWLGAAANGTVPVLWLAGITVLVPTITITLLRFLPPPTLVRLGIIAPSPTRRARGAVRVEVDHGLCRHFALCQVQAPQVFRVLEDGTLRYARNPEPEQAARVAAAARACPMRAVRVEVAGVRG, from the coding sequence GTGTCGTCGACGGTGGAGCCTTGGTTCGGGCGGCTCGCGTACGTGGCCATGTGCCTGACGATCTGCTGTGGAGTGCTCACCGCGACCGGGTGGTTGCACGGGCCGGCGGGGCGAGGGGCGCTGCGGAGGACCCACCAGGTGTTGGGGACGTTCAGCGTGGTGCTGGGAGTCCTCCACGCCATGACCTCCGTCGAGGGGCTTCCGATCGGTGCGTTGCGGCACGCGCTGGGCATGGTCGGTTTGGCGGTGCTGGTCGCCGTGGCGGTGACGGCGGCGCTCCAGCGCTCGACGTTCTACCGCAGTTGGCTGCCCCTGCACCGGTTGGCGTACGTGGCGGTGTGGCTGGGCGCGATGCACGCGTGGCTGGGCGCGGCGGCGAACGGCACCGTGCCGGTCCTGTGGCTGGCCGGGATCACCGTCCTGGTGCCCACGATCACCATCACCCTGCTGCGCTTCCTGCCGCCGCCGACGTTGGTGCGCCTGGGCATCATCGCGCCGTCACCGACCCGGCGGGCGCGCGGCGCGGTCCGGGTCGAGGTCGACCACGGGTTGTGCCGGCACTTCGCGTTGTGCCAGGTGCAGGCGCCTCAGGTGTTCCGGGTACTGGAGGACGGGACGTTGCGGTACGCCCGCAACCCGGAGCCCGAGCAGGCGGCGCGGGTGGCGGCGGCTGCTCGGGCCTGTCCGATGCGGGCGGTCCGGGTCGAGGTGGCCGGCGTCAGGGGGTGA
- a CDS encoding sigma-70 family RNA polymerase sigma factor — MNSLGGVWVDASQVRRRPSEELVTQLYGQFKGALFAHVLGLTNHDRQWTEDVVQETLIRAWQNAETLVRDPRMLRGWLLTVARRIVIDGWRTRQTRPQEVELTSTDAVHSADETEQRLSIMVITDVIGRLGEEHRAAIYETYVRGRTIREAAHVLGIPEGTVKSRVYNAMKILRRALREWN; from the coding sequence ATGAATTCCTTGGGTGGAGTGTGGGTGGATGCGAGCCAAGTCCGCCGGCGGCCCAGCGAGGAACTCGTCACCCAGCTCTACGGCCAGTTCAAAGGCGCTTTGTTCGCCCACGTCCTCGGCCTGACCAACCACGACCGGCAATGGACCGAAGACGTCGTCCAGGAGACGTTGATCCGCGCGTGGCAGAACGCCGAAACCCTCGTCCGCGACCCGCGCATGCTGCGCGGCTGGCTGCTGACCGTGGCTCGCCGCATCGTGATCGACGGCTGGCGCACCCGCCAGACCCGACCGCAGGAAGTCGAGCTGACCAGCACGGACGCCGTGCACTCCGCCGACGAGACCGAGCAGCGGCTGTCCATCATGGTGATCACCGACGTGATCGGCCGGCTCGGCGAGGAACACCGCGCCGCGATCTACGAGACCTACGTCCGGGGCCGCACGATCCGCGAGGCGGCGCACGTCCTGGGCATTCCCGAAGGCACCGTGAAGTCGCGCGTCTACAACGCGATGAAGATCCTGCGCCGCGCTTTGCGGGAGTGGAACTGA
- a CDS encoding TIGR03936 family radical SAM-associated protein: MQKLRLRYAKRGRLRFTSHRDIARTFERALRRAGVPMAYSQGFSPHPKVSWVGAAPTGVASEAEYVEVSVVEAVDPAALRDALDAVLPPGLDVLEVVQAAGGSLPERIEASSWQVELPGVAPEALAAAVEAFLAAESVEVDRLTKDGRKVIDVRPAVVSARVRSAEPGDAGSAQVPAQSSDAGHDARDLSQPCGILVMVVRQTTPTVRPDDVLSALRVVADLVPPVPAKATRMAQGRLDDEGGLVDPLALDRAAEV, translated from the coding sequence GTGCAGAAGCTCCGGCTGCGCTACGCCAAGCGCGGACGGCTGAGGTTCACCTCACACCGTGACATCGCGCGCACCTTCGAGCGGGCGTTGCGGCGGGCAGGCGTACCCATGGCCTACTCCCAGGGGTTCAGCCCGCACCCGAAGGTGTCGTGGGTGGGCGCCGCGCCGACGGGGGTGGCCAGCGAGGCCGAGTACGTCGAGGTCTCCGTGGTCGAGGCGGTCGACCCGGCCGCGCTGCGCGACGCGCTGGACGCCGTGCTGCCGCCGGGGCTGGACGTGCTGGAAGTCGTGCAGGCGGCCGGTGGGTCGCTGCCCGAGCGGATCGAGGCCAGCTCCTGGCAGGTCGAGCTGCCCGGCGTGGCGCCCGAGGCGCTGGCGGCGGCGGTCGAGGCGTTCCTCGCGGCCGAGTCGGTCGAGGTCGACCGGCTCACCAAGGACGGCCGGAAGGTGATCGACGTCCGGCCCGCCGTGGTCTCCGCACGGGTGCGGTCCGCCGAGCCGGGGGACGCGGGATCGGCGCAGGTCCCGGCGCAATCGAGCGACGCGGGACACGATGCACGGGATTTGTCACAACCGTGTGGGATACTCGTGATGGTCGTACGGCAGACAACCCCTACCGTCCGACCCGACGACGTGCTGAGCGCGCTCCGAGTCGTCGCCGACCTGGTTCCGCCGGTGCCCGCGAAGGCGACCCGGATGGCGCAGGGGCGGCTCGACGACGAAGGCGGCCTGGTCGACCCGCTAGCCCTTGACCGGGCGGCGGAGGTCTGA
- a CDS encoding translation initiation factor IF-2 N-terminal domain-containing protein has product MSNTNKPAGAGGGNATSAHPVLTDLPDKLRVHALAKLLNTSSKDVVAALADLGEPVKGAQSSVSRDLAIKVAESLLTWDDIETGHVDEATEAPAVPAREVAALTPLFAPPSAVFLPPTPVVAPAASTLEVEEEPEEDVEEAAHGEDAGDEGEGRRRRRRGRRGRGRGKGAGDEASAEDEAAEEPAEAEAEEPAEVEAEAEEEGGSSRRRRRRRRRKTGAEDEAAPSEDDPPNTVVHVRETRDARDDKADSEAAQNEVRSVRGSTRLEAKRQRRRDGREAGRRRAPVLSEAEFLARREAVERTMVVRERGDRTQIGVLEDGVLVEHFVTSSGTGSLVGNVYLGRVQNVLPSMEAAFIDIGRGRNAVLYAGEVDWDAAGLEGKARKIEQALSTGDSVLVQVTKDPVGHKGARLTTQISLPGRFLVYVPGGGATGISRKLPDVERKRLKDILKRVVPEDAGVIIRTASEGISEEELARDVTRLQAQWQVIKDKANTPKAQAPQLLYEEPDLLVKVVRDLFTEDFAALVVQGADAWDTIDGYVRHVAPDLQDRLRRHVGNNDAFVEYRIDEQLLKALDRKVWLPSGGYLVIDRTEAMTVIDVNTGKFTGSGGNLEETVTRNNLEAAEEIVRQLRLRDVGGIIVIDFIDMVLESNRDLVLRRLTECLGRDRTRHQVAEVTSLGLVQMTRKRVGTGLLEAFSTTCEHCRGRGLIVSTEPVHTHGPSNGGGNQQQQQQGQGGGRKSRRGKGGDTADQPPAAAPAPAAGPAAAAPTTAAPATPPQATPEPVAEVVVPPTEEPQAIAEQPTSTEPLAAIVEEDTTPEPKRRQRRRARREAGAVTKHEPAPTEPTAAEPAAAQSAAEPAAAEPTVTEPAAAEPTVTEPAAVEPAQAPTSSPDTATTEPAAALEAAATPEVAEVAEVQPPTQVGTAEANAADQSLNGHVEPAKTARRRPRRAASRPAGPPLGAVTES; this is encoded by the coding sequence ATGTCGAACACGAACAAGCCCGCCGGCGCCGGCGGGGGTAACGCCACATCCGCACACCCCGTGCTGACCGACCTGCCGGACAAGCTGCGGGTGCACGCGCTGGCGAAGCTGCTCAACACCAGCAGCAAGGACGTCGTGGCGGCGCTCGCCGACCTGGGCGAGCCCGTCAAGGGTGCGCAGTCCAGCGTGAGCCGCGACCTGGCGATCAAGGTCGCCGAGAGCCTGCTGACCTGGGACGACATCGAGACCGGGCACGTCGACGAGGCCACCGAGGCCCCCGCCGTCCCGGCCCGCGAGGTGGCCGCGCTCACCCCGCTGTTCGCGCCGCCGTCCGCGGTGTTCCTGCCGCCCACCCCCGTGGTCGCGCCCGCCGCGTCCACCCTGGAGGTGGAGGAGGAGCCCGAGGAGGACGTCGAGGAAGCCGCGCACGGCGAGGACGCCGGTGACGAGGGCGAAGGCCGCCGCCGCCGTCGTCGTGGCCGGCGTGGTCGCGGTCGCGGCAAGGGCGCGGGCGACGAGGCGTCGGCCGAGGACGAGGCCGCCGAGGAGCCCGCCGAGGCCGAAGCCGAAGAGCCCGCCGAGGTCGAGGCCGAGGCCGAGGAGGAGGGCGGCAGCAGCCGCCGCCGGCGTCGCCGTCGCCGCCGCAAGACCGGCGCCGAGGACGAGGCCGCCCCGAGCGAGGACGACCCGCCGAACACCGTCGTGCACGTCCGCGAGACGCGGGACGCGCGCGACGACAAGGCCGACTCCGAGGCCGCCCAGAACGAGGTGCGCAGCGTGCGCGGCTCGACCCGGCTGGAGGCCAAGCGCCAGCGCCGCCGCGACGGCCGCGAGGCAGGCCGCCGCCGCGCCCCGGTGCTGTCCGAGGCCGAGTTCCTGGCCCGCCGCGAGGCCGTCGAGCGCACGATGGTCGTCCGCGAGCGCGGCGACCGCACCCAGATCGGCGTGCTGGAGGACGGCGTGCTCGTGGAGCACTTCGTCACCTCTTCGGGCACCGGCTCCCTGGTCGGCAACGTCTACCTGGGCCGCGTGCAGAACGTGCTGCCGTCCATGGAGGCGGCGTTCATCGACATCGGCCGGGGCCGCAACGCGGTGCTCTACGCGGGCGAGGTCGACTGGGACGCGGCCGGCCTGGAGGGCAAGGCGCGCAAGATCGAGCAGGCCCTGTCCACCGGCGACAGCGTCCTGGTGCAGGTCACCAAGGACCCGGTCGGCCACAAGGGCGCCCGCCTGACCACGCAGATCAGCCTGCCCGGCCGGTTCCTGGTGTACGTGCCCGGCGGCGGCGCGACCGGCATCAGCCGCAAGCTGCCCGACGTCGAGCGCAAGCGCCTCAAGGACATCCTCAAGCGGGTCGTCCCCGAGGACGCCGGCGTCATCATCCGCACCGCCTCCGAGGGCATCTCGGAGGAGGAGTTGGCCCGCGACGTGACCCGGCTGCAGGCGCAGTGGCAGGTCATCAAGGACAAGGCCAACACGCCCAAGGCCCAGGCCCCGCAGCTGCTCTACGAAGAGCCGGACCTGCTGGTCAAGGTCGTGCGCGACCTGTTCACCGAGGACTTCGCGGCGCTGGTCGTCCAGGGCGCGGACGCGTGGGACACCATCGACGGCTACGTCCGCCACGTGGCGCCGGACCTCCAGGACCGCCTGCGCCGCCACGTCGGCAACAACGACGCCTTCGTCGAGTACCGCATCGACGAGCAGCTGCTCAAGGCCCTGGACCGCAAGGTCTGGCTGCCGTCGGGCGGCTACCTGGTCATCGACCGCACCGAGGCGATGACGGTCATCGACGTCAACACCGGCAAGTTCACCGGATCGGGTGGAAACCTCGAAGAGACGGTGACGCGGAACAACCTGGAGGCGGCGGAGGAGATCGTCCGCCAGCTGCGGTTGCGGGACGTCGGCGGCATCATCGTCATCGACTTCATCGACATGGTGCTGGAGTCCAACCGCGACCTGGTGCTGCGGCGGCTGACCGAGTGCCTGGGCCGTGACCGGACGCGCCACCAGGTGGCCGAGGTGACGTCCCTGGGCCTGGTCCAGATGACCCGCAAGCGCGTCGGGACGGGCCTGCTGGAGGCCTTCTCGACCACGTGCGAGCACTGCCGGGGCAGGGGCCTGATCGTGTCGACCGAACCGGTCCACACGCACGGCCCGTCCAACGGCGGCGGCAACCAGCAGCAGCAACAGCAGGGCCAGGGCGGCGGCCGCAAGTCCCGCCGAGGCAAGGGCGGCGACACCGCGGACCAGCCCCCCGCCGCTGCTCCCGCCCCCGCCGCTGGTCCCGCTGCCGCTGCTCCCACCACGGCCGCCCCCGCCACCCCGCCCCAGGCCACCCCGGAACCGGTGGCCGAGGTCGTCGTGCCCCCGACCGAGGAGCCGCAGGCCATCGCCGAGCAGCCCACCTCGACCGAGCCCCTGGCCGCGATCGTGGAAGAGGACACCACCCCGGAGCCCAAGCGCCGCCAACGCCGCCGAGCCCGCCGAGAAGCAGGCGCGGTGACCAAGCACGAGCCGGCACCCACCGAGCCCACTGCGGCCGAGCCGGCTGCCGCTCAGTCCGCCGCCGAGCCCGCCGCCGCCGAGCCCACGGTCACCGAGCCCGCTGCCGCCGAGCCCACGGTCACCGAGCCCGCCGCCGTCGAGCCCGCTCAAGCCCCAACCAGCAGCCCCGACACCGCCACCACCGAGCCCGCCGCTGCCCTCGAGGCCGCCGCTACCCCGGAGGTCGCCGAGGTCGCCGAGGTCCAGCCGCCCACCCAGGTCGGCACCGCCGAGGCGAACGCGGCCGACCAGTCCCTCAACGGCCACGTCGAGCCCGCCAAGACCGCCCGCCGCCGCCCCCGCCGCGCCGCCTCGCGCCCCGCGGGACCGCCCCTGGGCGCCGTCACGGAGAGCTGA
- a CDS encoding S8 family peptidase, whose protein sequence is MPLPRRVHAVVVSVALLATGCFAASAHAATPDGAGPASAGCIQPGPTLRYLVVLDQGTTAPVADAVVAGACGTTLGYYPQIGVAVAVSADPGFVRKIGVNRAYSAQADGLSRRTGAPARKQDETPARSGTPDTRDRTAEQWDMDLIRAAEAHAISKGSRDVVVGVLDSGVDPTHPDLVRALDPALSAGCTTGVADPSRAAWSPTTSAHGTHVAGTIAAADDGVGTTGVAPDVRIAAVKVVDDAGFIYPEYAVCGFMWAAERGMTITNNSYFIDPWVFTCQNKTGQAVVYEAVRRAVEYAGKRGVLTVAAAGNGGVDLTRPGRDTQSPTNAATEDVKPRAVDNTCLVLPAQLRNVVAVSSVGADKVKAGYSSYGLGAVDVTAPGGDRRQQPGGGQPCVLSTVPAGYDYSCGTSMAAPHVSGVAALLASTHPEASAGELSRMLNAQAETLACPADYDLNGTGAQDAFCTGYSEYNGFYGHGMVDAKAAVQNVGGEGAPAVPGKQR, encoded by the coding sequence GTGCCTCTGCCCCGCCGCGTCCACGCGGTCGTGGTCAGCGTGGCGCTGCTCGCGACCGGTTGTTTCGCGGCGTCCGCGCACGCCGCCACGCCGGACGGTGCCGGTCCCGCGAGCGCCGGGTGCATCCAGCCGGGGCCCACGCTGCGTTACCTGGTCGTGCTGGACCAGGGCACGACCGCGCCGGTGGCCGACGCGGTCGTGGCGGGCGCGTGCGGGACCACCCTGGGCTACTACCCGCAGATCGGCGTGGCCGTCGCGGTGTCCGCGGACCCGGGTTTCGTGCGCAAGATCGGCGTGAACCGGGCCTACAGCGCGCAGGCCGACGGGCTGTCCCGCCGCACGGGCGCCCCCGCGCGCAAGCAGGACGAGACGCCGGCCCGCTCCGGCACCCCGGACACGCGCGACCGCACCGCCGAGCAGTGGGACATGGACCTGATCCGCGCCGCCGAGGCGCACGCGATCAGCAAGGGCAGCCGGGACGTGGTCGTCGGCGTCCTGGACTCGGGCGTCGACCCGACCCACCCCGACCTCGTGCGGGCGCTGGACCCGGCGCTGTCGGCGGGCTGCACGACCGGTGTGGCGGACCCGTCGCGCGCCGCGTGGTCGCCGACGACCTCCGCGCACGGCACGCACGTGGCCGGCACCATCGCCGCCGCCGACGACGGCGTGGGCACCACGGGTGTGGCGCCGGACGTGCGGATCGCGGCGGTGAAGGTCGTGGACGACGCCGGCTTCATCTACCCCGAGTACGCGGTGTGCGGGTTCATGTGGGCCGCCGAGCGGGGCATGACCATCACCAACAACAGCTACTTCATCGACCCGTGGGTGTTCACCTGCCAGAACAAGACCGGCCAGGCCGTCGTGTACGAGGCGGTGCGCCGGGCCGTGGAGTACGCGGGCAAGCGCGGTGTGCTGACCGTCGCGGCGGCGGGCAACGGCGGTGTGGACCTGACCCGGCCGGGCCGCGACACGCAGAGCCCGACCAACGCCGCCACCGAGGACGTCAAGCCGCGCGCGGTGGACAACACGTGCCTGGTGCTGCCGGCGCAGCTGCGCAACGTGGTGGCGGTGTCGTCGGTGGGCGCGGACAAGGTCAAGGCCGGGTACAGCTCGTACGGGTTGGGCGCGGTGGACGTGACCGCGCCGGGCGGTGACCGCAGGCAGCAGCCGGGCGGCGGGCAGCCGTGCGTGCTGTCGACGGTGCCGGCGGGCTACGACTACTCGTGTGGGACGTCGATGGCCGCGCCGCACGTGTCGGGGGTGGCGGCGCTGCTGGCGTCCACGCACCCGGAGGCGAGCGCGGGCGAGCTGAGCCGGATGCTCAACGCGCAGGCGGAGACGCTGGCGTGCCCCGCCGACTACGACCTGAACGGCACGGGCGCGCAGGACGCGTTCTGCACCGGGTACTCCGAGTACAACGGCTTCTACGGCCACGGGATGGTGGACGCCAAGGCGGCGGTGCAGAACGTCGGCGGCGAGGGCGCCCCGGCGGTGCCCGGGAAGCAGCGCTAG